A part of Desulfotomaculum nigrificans DSM 574 genomic DNA contains:
- the ribD gene encoding bifunctional diaminohydroxyphosphoribosylaminopyrimidine deaminase/5-amino-6-(5-phosphoribosylamino)uracil reductase RibD has protein sequence MDQDKHFMQMALELARKARGRTSPNPMVGAVVVKDGQVVGQGWHAKAGTAHAEVVALADAGEQARGATVYVTLEPCCHHGRTGPCTEALLKAGVKRVVAAMTDPNPLVAGKGLAILRDAGVEVQVGVLESEARQLNEIFIKYITTGRPFVVLKAATSLDGKIATATGESKWITGAAARTEGHRLRDIYDAILVGVNTILADDPALTTRLPEGRGKDPIRVVVDSTARTPTSARVLIQQSAAHTIIATTEAAPAERRASLMAAGAEVLVVPGQGPRVDLVKLMELLGQRQITSVLIEGGGKINGSALAAGIVDKVAWFLAPKIIGGDAAPGPVRGAGIMSLNDATKLYNVSLQRVGEDILITGYTSERGDTISLPE, from the coding sequence TTGGACCAAGATAAACATTTCATGCAGATGGCCCTCGAACTGGCCCGCAAGGCCAGGGGGCGCACCAGTCCTAATCCCATGGTGGGAGCCGTGGTGGTAAAGGACGGGCAAGTGGTGGGCCAGGGGTGGCATGCTAAGGCCGGTACTGCCCATGCGGAAGTGGTGGCTTTAGCCGATGCCGGGGAACAGGCCAGGGGCGCCACAGTTTATGTGACTCTAGAGCCCTGCTGTCATCATGGCAGAACGGGGCCCTGCACCGAGGCCTTATTAAAGGCCGGGGTAAAAAGGGTAGTGGCGGCCATGACCGATCCCAATCCTCTGGTGGCAGGTAAAGGTTTAGCTATATTAAGGGACGCGGGAGTAGAGGTGCAGGTTGGCGTTTTGGAATCAGAGGCCCGGCAACTAAACGAGATCTTTATCAAATATATTACCACCGGACGGCCATTTGTGGTCTTAAAGGCAGCCACCAGCCTGGACGGTAAAATTGCCACTGCCACCGGCGAATCCAAGTGGATTACCGGTGCCGCGGCCAGAACAGAGGGACACCGACTGAGAGATATTTACGATGCCATTTTGGTGGGGGTTAATACAATTTTGGCCGATGATCCTGCCCTGACCACCAGGTTACCTGAAGGTCGGGGCAAAGATCCCATTCGCGTGGTGGTTGACAGCACCGCCCGCACACCCACCAGCGCCAGGGTGCTGATTCAACAATCAGCCGCCCATACCATTATTGCCACCACCGAAGCGGCACCGGCCGAGCGCAGGGCCAGCTTAATGGCCGCCGGTGCTGAAGTGTTGGTAGTACCCGGCCAGGGTCCCCGGGTGGACCTGGTTAAGTTAATGGAATTGCTGGGCCAAAGGCAAATTACCAGCGTTTTAATTGAGGGTGGCGGAAAGATCAATGGTTCAGCATTGGCCGCCGGTATTGTGGATAAAGTAGCCTGGTTTTTAGCTCCTAAAATTATCGGTGGGGATGCGGCCCCGGGACCAGTCAGGGGTGCCGGTATCATGTCGTTAAATGATGCCACCAAATTATATAATGTTTCCCTCCAGCGGGTAGGTGAGGACATTTTAATTACGGGATATACCTCAGAAAGGGGTGACACAATATCTTTACCGGAATAG
- a CDS encoding ArsR/SmtB family transcription factor: MLSNETCQEYCFHEDIVNRLRPVAEEAAKLAPIFKALSDETRVKIIYALAQAELCVCDIAELTGCTLPAVSHHLRILRNIGLAKSRKEGKFIYYNIDDHHVSQIINAAFAHLREGRHHE, from the coding sequence ATGTTGTCCAACGAAACTTGCCAAGAATACTGTTTCCATGAAGACATCGTAAACCGGTTAAGGCCTGTGGCCGAAGAAGCTGCTAAACTGGCTCCCATATTTAAAGCTTTATCCGATGAAACCAGGGTCAAAATAATCTATGCCCTGGCCCAGGCAGAGTTATGTGTTTGCGATATTGCAGAGTTGACTGGTTGCACACTGCCGGCTGTTTCTCACCACCTGAGAATTCTTCGCAACATTGGCCTGGCTAAAAGTCGTAAAGAAGGTAAGTTTATTTACTATAACATTGACGACCATCATGTTTCGCAAATTATTAATGCGGCCTTTGCACACCTGAGGGAGGGAAGGCATCATGAGTAG
- a CDS encoding heavy metal translocating P-type ATPase, with translation MSSAAFLEFRLEGLSCADCAAKLERNIAALPGVEQAKLNFAAAKLTVRGDVQASLIIDEARRDGVRAIPAHQDREADQIAFWKKHHRAIFSGLAGILVATGWLVHYALGMESWAKLLYTATIAVGGYAVGKKALVSLGRHRLDMNVLMSIAVIGAVLIGEWSEGATVAFLFSVSEALESYTMDKARNSIRNLMNLAPDTAIVIRNGQEIQLPVKDVIIGDMLVVRPGEKIAMDGIITNGHSSINQATITGESVPVDRGPGGEVYAGTINGEGSLMVRVTKLVQDNTISRIIHLVEEAQGQRAPSQAFVDRFAAVYTPVVITLAALIVVIPPLLLNQPWAPWIYRGLALLVVACPCALVISTPVAIVSAIGNAARHGVLIKGGIHLEEVSRLRALAFDKTGTLTKGLPEVTQVIPADHISESELLTIAGAVEHHSEHPLARAIVAKTRDINIYPTPAENFQALTGLGARATVNGQNILVGSPRLLEQNGINIAGWQEALASLFSLGNTVVMVAREKEVLGCIGLADRVRPMAADSVAKLSKLGISPLIMLTGDNRQTAEVIAAQAGIDDFRANLLPQDKVAEIKKMRQELGFIGMVGDGINDAPALAAANVGIAMGGAGSDAALETADLVLMGDDLSKLPFTVRMARSAMQVIKQNITFAIGIKLLAVLAVFPGWLTLWLAILADMGATIMVTLNSIRLVGIKPDGGSDFTIDPVPGCGGNKPDPATGG, from the coding sequence ATGAGTAGCGCCGCTTTTCTGGAATTCCGCCTGGAAGGTTTATCCTGCGCTGATTGCGCCGCCAAATTGGAGCGTAACATTGCTGCTTTACCCGGCGTAGAACAGGCCAAATTGAATTTTGCTGCAGCCAAACTTACGGTTCGCGGTGACGTACAAGCAAGCCTGATTATTGATGAGGCCAGGCGGGACGGTGTCCGGGCTATTCCGGCCCACCAAGACCGGGAGGCGGACCAGATAGCATTCTGGAAAAAACACCATAGGGCCATTTTCAGTGGTCTTGCCGGTATCCTGGTGGCTACCGGGTGGTTGGTTCATTATGCCTTGGGTATGGAAAGTTGGGCCAAGCTGTTATACACAGCCACTATAGCCGTGGGAGGCTATGCTGTAGGCAAAAAAGCTTTAGTATCCTTAGGCCGCCACCGGTTGGATATGAACGTTTTAATGAGTATCGCGGTGATCGGAGCCGTCTTAATTGGAGAATGGAGCGAGGGTGCCACGGTAGCCTTCTTATTCTCGGTCAGTGAAGCCTTAGAATCCTACACCATGGATAAAGCCCGCAACTCCATTCGTAACTTAATGAATCTGGCCCCGGATACGGCGATAGTCATCAGGAACGGCCAGGAAATCCAATTGCCGGTCAAAGACGTGATCATCGGGGATATGCTGGTGGTACGCCCCGGCGAGAAAATTGCTATGGACGGCATTATTACTAATGGACATTCATCCATTAACCAGGCCACCATTACCGGGGAATCAGTACCGGTGGATCGTGGCCCGGGAGGCGAAGTCTATGCCGGTACCATCAACGGCGAAGGCAGTTTAATGGTCAGGGTGACTAAACTAGTGCAGGATAACACCATCTCTCGGATCATCCACTTGGTGGAAGAAGCCCAAGGCCAGCGGGCTCCGTCCCAGGCCTTTGTTGACCGCTTTGCCGCCGTCTATACGCCGGTGGTGATAACTTTGGCGGCATTAATTGTGGTAATTCCTCCCCTGCTTTTAAACCAGCCCTGGGCACCATGGATTTACCGGGGTTTAGCCCTGCTGGTGGTGGCCTGTCCCTGTGCGCTGGTTATCTCAACGCCGGTGGCCATCGTTTCGGCCATTGGCAATGCCGCCAGGCACGGTGTGTTAATCAAAGGGGGCATTCATCTAGAAGAAGTAAGCCGCCTTAGGGCCTTAGCCTTTGATAAAACCGGCACCTTGACCAAGGGTTTACCGGAGGTCACTCAGGTGATACCTGCTGACCATATTAGCGAAAGCGAATTACTTACTATAGCCGGGGCGGTGGAACATCATTCAGAGCACCCCCTGGCTCGGGCTATCGTGGCTAAAACCAGGGATATAAATATTTACCCAACCCCGGCGGAAAACTTCCAGGCCTTAACTGGGCTAGGCGCCCGGGCCACGGTAAATGGACAAAATATTCTGGTGGGTAGCCCGCGTTTACTCGAACAAAACGGTATTAATATTGCCGGGTGGCAGGAAGCACTGGCCTCCCTTTTCTCCCTGGGTAACACAGTTGTTATGGTGGCCAGAGAAAAAGAAGTGTTGGGTTGTATTGGGTTGGCTGATCGGGTTCGCCCCATGGCCGCAGATTCTGTGGCTAAACTTAGTAAATTAGGTATATCTCCGCTGATTATGTTGACCGGTGATAACCGGCAGACCGCTGAAGTGATTGCAGCCCAGGCCGGAATTGATGATTTCCGGGCTAACTTGCTACCTCAGGATAAAGTTGCAGAAATTAAGAAGATGCGCCAAGAACTTGGTTTTATCGGTATGGTGGGTGATGGTATTAACGATGCCCCGGCCCTGGCAGCAGCCAACGTCGGTATCGCCATGGGCGGGGCCGGTAGTGATGCTGCCCTGGAAACTGCTGACCTGGTGTTAATGGGAGATGATTTAAGTAAACTTCCCTTTACCGTTCGTATGGCTCGGTCTGCCATGCAAGTAATTAAACAGAATATTACCTTTGCCATAGGGATTAAGCTGCTGGCTGTTTTAGCAGTATTTCCCGGTTGGTTGACTCTATGGCTGGCTATACTGGCTGATATGGGGGCAACCATTATGGTAACCCTCAACAGCATCAGATTAGTGGGCATTAAACCGGACGGCGGGTCAGATTTTACCATTGATCCTGTCCCTGGTTGTGGTGGTAATAAGCCTGATCCGGCCACAGGTGGCTGA
- a CDS encoding TMEM165/GDT1 family protein, giving the protein MRNASLKLFLSTLGIVFLSEMGDKTQITTMLLAGAKPLYVIYVALGSAMALICTSFIEVLIGSHIVARYLKPATIKVASGFAFLILGLLLILGVIGADEINTLKGSIL; this is encoded by the coding sequence TTGAGAAACGCTTCTCTCAAACTTTTTTTATCTACCTTAGGTATCGTGTTCCTATCTGAGATGGGGGATAAGACTCAGATAACCACGATGCTGTTGGCCGGGGCAAAACCTCTTTATGTGATCTACGTTGCCTTGGGGTCAGCCATGGCCCTAATTTGCACTTCGTTTATTGAGGTGCTCATTGGCTCCCATATCGTAGCCAGATACTTGAAGCCAGCAACCATCAAGGTAGCCTCGGGCTTTGCCTTTTTAATTTTAGGCCTGCTGCTAATTTTGGGCGTCATAGGAGCCGATGAAATAAATACACTGAAAGGATCAATCTTATGA
- a CDS encoding TMEM165/GDT1 family protein, which produces MKFFAWLTTYVLIILCELGDKTQVAVLMLSSNHPGKKWLILGASALALSCCVLIEVTVGATLARYIGPQIINKATGWVFLFVGLYTLGSHFNIRQKIFPRQQKVNNHDITPNFMDR; this is translated from the coding sequence ATGAAATTCTTTGCTTGGCTAACAACTTATGTGCTGATTATATTGTGTGAGCTAGGTGATAAAACCCAGGTTGCTGTGTTGATGCTCTCAAGCAATCACCCTGGTAAAAAGTGGCTGATTCTGGGGGCCAGCGCTTTGGCCCTTAGTTGTTGTGTACTAATTGAAGTTACCGTGGGTGCCACCTTGGCCAGATATATCGGCCCCCAAATCATTAATAAAGCTACTGGCTGGGTATTTCTATTTGTTGGCCTTTACACTTTGGGTTCCCATTTTAATATCCGGCAAAAAATTTTTCCTCGGCAGCAAAAAGTTAATAACCATGATATTACCCCTAACTTTATGGACCGTTAA
- a CDS encoding acetate/propionate family kinase has protein sequence MLILVVNCGSSSIKYKLMDMEQETVLLSGLAERIGIAGSRIKQESQAGKELVLEQDLPNHKVALETILKCITDQTYGAISDISMIKAVGHRVVHGGEEFNKSVLINDELIKVLEELSDLAPLHNPPNVVGIKTCREILPGIPHVAVFDTAFHQSIPKHAFMYGIPYQYYEKYKIRKYGFHGTSHKYVSGRAAEILGKSVEELKIIVCHLGNGSSITAVGNGVSVDTTMGFTPLAGLPMGTRTGDIDPAIVTFLMEKENLSIDETNNLLNKQSGVLGISGISSDFRDLEDAANQGNERAELALSMFAYSINKWIGAFTAALGGLDVVVFTGGIGENSKDMRARVLKGLAYTGLEIDEEKNNSRGKEVIISKPGSPITAMVVPTNEELMIARETKVLATR, from the coding sequence TTGCTTATCCTGGTAGTTAACTGCGGCAGTTCCTCAATTAAATATAAATTGATGGACATGGAGCAAGAGACGGTATTGCTTTCCGGACTGGCGGAAAGGATTGGGATTGCCGGTTCCAGAATCAAGCAGGAGTCCCAGGCGGGTAAGGAACTGGTGCTAGAACAGGATCTACCCAACCATAAGGTGGCTCTGGAAACCATTTTAAAATGTATTACCGACCAAACCTATGGTGCAATCAGCGATATCTCTATGATTAAGGCTGTGGGGCACCGGGTGGTGCATGGCGGTGAAGAATTTAATAAATCTGTTTTGATTAATGATGAATTAATCAAAGTGTTAGAAGAGTTATCAGATCTGGCGCCTCTACATAATCCACCAAACGTAGTAGGCATTAAAACCTGCCGTGAAATATTACCCGGCATTCCACATGTGGCGGTCTTTGATACGGCCTTCCACCAGTCCATACCTAAACATGCCTTCATGTATGGTATACCTTACCAATATTATGAAAAGTATAAGATCCGTAAGTATGGATTTCACGGTACTTCACATAAATATGTATCTGGTCGGGCGGCAGAAATACTGGGTAAGTCGGTAGAAGAATTAAAAATTATTGTTTGCCACCTGGGTAATGGTTCCAGTATCACGGCTGTAGGGAATGGAGTTTCCGTTGATACCACCATGGGCTTCACTCCTTTAGCAGGTTTACCTATGGGTACCCGTACCGGTGACATTGACCCAGCCATTGTTACTTTCTTAATGGAAAAAGAGAACTTAAGCATTGATGAAACTAACAACCTATTAAATAAACAAAGCGGTGTGTTAGGTATTTCCGGTATCAGCAGTGACTTCAGGGATTTAGAGGATGCCGCTAACCAAGGGAATGAACGGGCAGAACTAGCCTTAAGCATGTTTGCCTATAGTATCAATAAATGGATTGGTGCCTTTACTGCTGCTCTGGGCGGTCTGGATGTGGTGGTGTTCACCGGAGGTATCGGTGAAAACTCCAAGGACATGAGAGCCAGAGTATTAAAGGGTCTGGCTTATACCGGACTGGAGATTGATGAAGAAAAGAATAACTCTCGGGGTAAGGAAGTTATTATTAGTAAGCCCGGTTCACCTATTACCGCCATGGTGGTTCCCACCAATGAGGAGTTAATGATTGCCAGAGAAACCAAAGTATTGGCCACTAGGTAG
- the pduL gene encoding phosphate propanoyltransferase: MGNETLTTRVNPDEITAIPVPVGISARHIHLSQEHVDILFGPGYELKKYKDLSQPGQYACEETLTVVGPKGVIEKVRVLGPLRKQSQVELSISDCFKLGIRAPLRDSGDLAGSASVTLVGPVGSITLKEGAIIAARHIHMHTSDAEKYGLEDGDRIYVRAKGPRGIIFGDVLVRVSDKFKLEMHVDTDEGNAVGLRNGDTVFAYKIHGHISELVK, translated from the coding sequence ATGGGAAATGAAACCTTAACCACCCGTGTTAACCCGGATGAAATTACTGCTATCCCAGTTCCTGTAGGAATCTCTGCTCGTCACATTCATTTGAGCCAGGAGCATGTGGATATCTTATTTGGTCCTGGTTATGAACTAAAAAAATACAAAGATCTTTCCCAACCAGGTCAGTATGCTTGTGAGGAAACACTAACTGTGGTAGGACCCAAAGGGGTAATTGAAAAGGTTAGAGTCCTGGGCCCCCTGCGCAAACAGAGCCAAGTAGAACTGTCCATATCTGATTGCTTTAAATTGGGTATTAGAGCTCCTTTAAGAGATTCAGGAGATTTAGCCGGTTCAGCCTCTGTTACTTTAGTTGGACCCGTGGGATCTATTACATTAAAAGAAGGCGCCATCATTGCTGCCAGACACATTCACATGCATACCTCTGATGCTGAAAAATACGGTTTGGAGGACGGCGACCGCATTTATGTAAGAGCTAAGGGCCCCCGAGGAATTATCTTTGGGGATGTGCTGGTGCGGGTAAGTGACAAGTTTAAGTTGGAAATGCACGTTGATACCGATGAAGGCAACGCAGTAGGTTTAAGAAACGGTGACACCGTCTTTGCTTACAAAATTCATGGTCATATTTCAGAACTGGTAAAATAA